A genomic segment from Segniliparus rotundus DSM 44985 encodes:
- the purB gene encoding adenylosuccinate lyase, with amino-acid sequence MSTPQTPDVLAARYATKELVALWSPRARVVLERDLWIAVLKAQIELGVPGGDAASVADYERVKEQVDLDSIAARERVTRHDVKARIDEFNALAGHELVHRGMTSRDATENVEQSVIRASLAHVRDHAVAALARLAERAAQYAPTMLVARSHNVPAQATTLGKRFATCAQELLIAVRRVDELIERYPLRGIQGPVGTAQDMLDLLGGDRDKFARLQRSVAEHVGFTQALVSVGQIYPRSLDHDVVSALVQLAAAPSSFAHTLRLMAGQELATEGFQPGQVGSSAMPHKTNPRTSERINGLAVVLRGYASMTAELAGAQWNEGDVFCSVVRRVALPDAFYAIDGLFEGFLTVLGEFHAFEPVIEREVARYLPFLGTTRILMAAVRAGVGREAAHEAIKEHAVALANDIRERGAEPDLLSRLAQDQRLGLTRAQLDEALADRDLFLGAADDQVRRVIDEVEALVAKHPEAAAYRPGSIL; translated from the coding sequence ATGAGCACTCCGCAGACGCCTGACGTCCTCGCTGCCCGCTACGCGACGAAAGAGCTTGTGGCGCTCTGGTCGCCCCGCGCCCGCGTCGTCCTTGAGCGCGATCTTTGGATCGCCGTGCTCAAGGCGCAGATCGAACTGGGCGTCCCCGGCGGGGACGCGGCCAGCGTCGCCGACTACGAGCGGGTCAAGGAACAGGTCGACCTGGACTCCATCGCAGCGCGGGAACGAGTCACCCGCCACGACGTGAAGGCGCGGATCGACGAGTTCAACGCCCTCGCCGGGCACGAGCTGGTGCACAGGGGCATGACCAGCCGAGACGCCACCGAGAACGTGGAGCAATCCGTCATCCGCGCCTCGCTGGCCCACGTCCGAGACCACGCGGTCGCCGCGCTGGCCCGGCTCGCCGAACGCGCGGCCCAATACGCGCCGACCATGCTGGTGGCCCGCAGCCACAACGTCCCCGCGCAAGCGACCACGCTCGGCAAGCGTTTCGCCACCTGCGCCCAGGAACTGCTCATCGCGGTGCGCCGGGTGGACGAGCTGATCGAGCGCTATCCGCTGCGCGGCATCCAGGGCCCGGTCGGCACCGCGCAGGACATGCTCGACCTTCTCGGCGGGGACCGCGACAAATTCGCCCGGCTCCAACGCAGCGTCGCCGAGCACGTCGGCTTCACCCAAGCCCTGGTCAGCGTCGGGCAGATCTATCCGCGCTCCCTCGACCACGACGTCGTCTCCGCGCTGGTGCAGCTCGCCGCCGCGCCCTCCTCGTTCGCGCACACCCTGCGCCTGATGGCGGGCCAAGAGCTCGCCACCGAAGGGTTCCAGCCCGGACAGGTCGGCTCCTCCGCGATGCCGCACAAGACCAATCCGCGCACCAGCGAGCGCATCAACGGACTCGCCGTCGTCCTGCGCGGCTACGCCTCGATGACCGCCGAGCTCGCCGGAGCGCAGTGGAACGAGGGCGACGTGTTCTGCTCCGTTGTGCGACGGGTGGCCCTGCCTGACGCGTTCTATGCGATCGACGGCCTTTTCGAGGGCTTTTTGACGGTGCTCGGCGAGTTCCACGCCTTCGAGCCGGTGATCGAGCGCGAAGTCGCCCGCTACTTGCCTTTCCTCGGCACCACCCGCATCCTCATGGCCGCGGTGCGGGCGGGAGTGGGCCGGGAAGCCGCGCACGAGGCGATCAAAGAGCACGCGGTGGCGCTGGCCAACGACATCCGCGAGCGCGGAGCCGAGCCGGACCTGCTCTCGCGGCTCGCCCAGGACCAACGACTGGGATTGACCCGAGCGCAGCTGGACGAGGCGCTCGCCGACCGCGACCTGTTCCTCGGCGCGGCCGACGACCAGGTCCGTCGCGTCATCGACGAGGTGGAGGCCCTGGTCGCGAAGCACCCGGAAGCGGCCGCCTACCGGCCAGGGTCGATTTTGTGA
- a CDS encoding hotdog fold domain-containing protein: MAVFKSKPVTSRTELALRGSALGRAWLKLGKSVPGRVAFSAGYALKAPYFATVTPYVRTIEPGRAEVSAPSWFLTHNHIGSLHAIACCNTAEAAMGLVMEASTPSTHRWLPKGMTVNYLKIIKGGVRTIAHLPEGFDFSTITEGSEVPVHFQVIDSAGIEVANGTITTWVSPKPLGAAPNQLR, encoded by the coding sequence ATGGCGGTGTTCAAATCCAAGCCCGTCACGTCGAGGACCGAGCTGGCACTGCGCGGCAGCGCCCTCGGACGGGCTTGGCTCAAGCTCGGCAAGTCCGTCCCCGGCCGCGTCGCCTTCTCCGCCGGGTACGCGCTCAAGGCGCCGTATTTCGCCACCGTCACCCCGTACGTGCGCACGATCGAGCCCGGCCGCGCCGAGGTCTCGGCCCCGTCGTGGTTCTTGACGCACAACCACATCGGCTCCTTGCACGCCATCGCCTGCTGCAACACCGCCGAGGCCGCGATGGGCCTCGTGATGGAGGCTTCCACCCCGTCGACGCACCGCTGGCTCCCCAAAGGCATGACCGTCAACTACCTGAAGATCATCAAGGGCGGCGTGCGCACGATCGCGCACCTGCCTGAGGGCTTCGACTTCTCCACGATCACCGAGGGATCCGAAGTCCCCGTCCATTTCCAGGTGATCGACTCCGCCGGCATCGAGGTCGCGAACGGGACCATCACCACCTGGGTTTCGCCCAAACCACTTGGCGCCGCGCCCAACCAGCTCCGCTAG
- the rpsJ gene encoding 30S ribosomal protein S10 has product MAGQKIRIRLKAYDHEAIDASARKIVETVTRTGASVVGPVPLPTEKNVYCVIRSPHKYKDSREHFEMRTHKRMIDILDPTPKTVDALMRINLPASVDVNIQ; this is encoded by the coding sequence GTGGCGGGACAAAAGATCCGCATCAGGCTCAAGGCGTACGACCATGAGGCTATTGACGCGTCCGCGCGCAAGATCGTCGAGACGGTCACCCGCACCGGCGCGAGCGTCGTCGGCCCGGTTCCTTTGCCGACGGAGAAGAACGTGTACTGCGTGATCCGCTCTCCGCACAAGTACAAAGACTCGCGCGAGCACTTCGAGATGCGCACCCACAAGCGCATGATCGACATCCTTGACCCCACGCCGAAGACAGTCGACGCGCTCATGCGCATCAACCTGCCTGCCAGCGTCGACGTGAACATCCAGTGA
- the rplC gene encoding 50S ribosomal protein L3, whose protein sequence is MTSSTSKNRVGLLGAKLGMTQVFDERNRVVPVTVIRTGVNVVTQVRTPERDKYSAIQLAFGHIDPRKVNKPLAGQFEKAGVTPRRHLAEFRLDDVSGYEVGQQIDATVFSAGDLVDVTGTSKGKGFAGTMKRHGFKGQGASHGAHKVHRRPGSIGACAFPGRVFKGTRMAGRMGNAKTTTQNLTVFRVDPEAGVLLIKGAVPGRDGGLVFIRSAVKKGVAK, encoded by the coding sequence ATGACTTCTTCCACTTCCAAGAACCGCGTGGGCCTGTTGGGCGCGAAGCTCGGCATGACCCAGGTCTTCGACGAGCGCAACCGCGTCGTCCCGGTGACCGTGATCCGCACCGGCGTCAACGTCGTCACCCAGGTCCGCACCCCCGAGCGCGACAAGTACTCGGCCATTCAGCTGGCCTTCGGCCACATCGACCCCCGCAAGGTGAACAAGCCGCTGGCCGGCCAGTTCGAGAAGGCCGGGGTCACCCCGCGCCGCCACCTCGCGGAGTTCCGCCTCGACGACGTCTCCGGCTACGAGGTCGGCCAGCAGATCGACGCGACCGTGTTCTCGGCCGGCGACTTGGTCGATGTGACCGGCACCAGCAAGGGCAAGGGCTTCGCGGGCACGATGAAGCGCCACGGCTTCAAAGGCCAGGGCGCTTCGCACGGCGCGCACAAAGTGCACCGCCGTCCGGGTTCCATCGGCGCGTGCGCCTTCCCCGGCCGCGTGTTCAAAGGCACCCGGATGGCCGGGCGCATGGGCAACGCGAAGACGACCACGCAGAACCTCACCGTGTTCCGGGTTGACCCGGAGGCCGGTGTGCTCCTCATCAAGGGCGCTGTCCCCGGCCGTGACGGCGGCTTGGTGTTCATCCGCTCCGCTGTGAAGAAAGGGGTGGCGAAGTGA
- the rplD gene encoding 50S ribosomal protein L4: MSLTVTIHAADGKSAGTFDLPAEIFDAPANISLLHQVVTAQLAAARQGTHKVKTRGEVSGGGRKPYKQKGTGRARQGSTRAPHFTGGGTVHGPVPRDYSQRTPKKMKAAALRGALSDRARGGRVHIVDELVAGQSPSTKKASAFLDSIASRPRLLVVLGRADETGLKSVRNLPHAHILTPDQLNTYDVLKSDDIVFSLEALTTFIEHHKVNKKEEVQA, encoded by the coding sequence GTGAGCCTCACCGTGACGATCCACGCCGCTGACGGCAAGAGCGCCGGAACGTTCGATCTCCCCGCCGAGATCTTCGACGCTCCGGCCAACATCTCGCTCTTGCACCAGGTGGTGACCGCGCAGCTCGCCGCTGCCCGGCAGGGCACCCACAAGGTCAAGACCCGGGGCGAAGTCTCCGGCGGCGGCCGCAAGCCGTACAAGCAGAAGGGCACCGGCCGCGCCCGTCAGGGCTCGACCCGCGCCCCGCACTTCACCGGCGGCGGCACGGTCCACGGCCCGGTGCCGCGCGACTACTCCCAGCGCACCCCGAAGAAGATGAAGGCCGCCGCCCTGCGCGGCGCCCTCTCCGACCGGGCGCGCGGCGGGCGCGTGCACATCGTGGACGAACTCGTCGCCGGGCAGTCCCCGTCGACCAAGAAGGCCTCCGCCTTCCTCGACTCGATCGCGTCCCGGCCCCGTCTGTTGGTGGTCCTCGGCCGTGCCGACGAGACCGGTCTGAAGAGCGTGCGCAACCTGCCGCACGCCCACATCCTGACCCCGGACCAGCTCAACACGTACGACGTGCTCAAGAGCGACGACATCGTCTTCAGCCTCGAGGCGTTGACCACGTTCATCGAGCACCACAAGGTCAACAAGAAGGAAGAGGTGCAGGCATGA
- the rplW gene encoding 50S ribosomal protein L23 produces MTIASIPADPHDVLIRPVVSEKSFALAEQKTYSFVVHPEANKTQVKLAVEKVFGVKVARVNIMNRNGKRKRTRFGVGKRADTKRALVSLTESSKTIDIFTTAGA; encoded by the coding sequence ATGACCATCGCAAGCATCCCGGCTGATCCGCACGACGTGCTGATCCGGCCTGTGGTGAGCGAGAAGTCGTTCGCCTTGGCCGAGCAGAAGACCTACAGCTTCGTCGTGCACCCCGAAGCCAACAAGACCCAGGTGAAACTGGCCGTCGAGAAAGTTTTCGGCGTGAAGGTGGCGCGGGTGAACATCATGAACCGCAACGGCAAGCGCAAGCGCACCCGGTTCGGCGTCGGCAAGCGCGCCGACACCAAGCGGGCGCTCGTCTCCTTGACCGAGTCGAGCAAGACCATCGACATCTTCACGACGGCCGGCGCATAG
- the rplB gene encoding 50S ribosomal protein L2, with translation MAIRKHKPTSPGRRGSSSSDFAEVTRSTPEKSLLRPLHNKGGRNAHGRVTVRHQGGGHKRSYRLIDFRRADKDGVPAKVAHIEYDPNRTSRIALLHYADGEKRYIIAPAKLKQGDVVETGPQADIKPGNNLPLKNIPTGTVVHAIELRPGGGAKIARSAGSAVQLVAKDGPYAQLRMPSGEIRNVDARCRASVGEVGNAEQSNINWGKAGRNRWKGIRPTVRGVVMNPVDHPHGGGEGKTSGGRHPVSPWGKPEGRTRRANKESDKLIVRRRRTGKKR, from the coding sequence ATGGCTATTCGTAAGCACAAGCCGACCAGCCCGGGTCGTCGTGGCTCTTCGAGCTCCGACTTCGCGGAGGTCACCCGCTCCACGCCGGAGAAGTCGCTGCTGCGCCCCTTGCACAACAAGGGCGGCCGCAACGCCCACGGCCGGGTCACCGTCCGCCACCAGGGCGGCGGCCACAAGCGGTCCTACCGGCTCATCGACTTCCGCCGCGCGGACAAGGACGGCGTGCCCGCCAAGGTCGCGCACATCGAGTACGACCCGAACCGCACTTCCCGGATCGCGCTCCTGCACTACGCGGACGGCGAGAAGCGCTACATCATCGCCCCCGCGAAGCTCAAGCAGGGCGATGTCGTCGAGACCGGCCCGCAGGCCGACATCAAACCGGGCAACAACCTGCCCCTGAAGAACATCCCGACCGGCACGGTGGTGCACGCCATCGAGCTGCGTCCGGGCGGCGGCGCGAAGATCGCCCGTTCGGCCGGCTCCGCTGTCCAGCTGGTCGCCAAAGACGGCCCGTACGCCCAGCTGCGCATGCCGTCCGGCGAGATCCGCAACGTCGACGCGCGCTGCCGCGCTTCGGTCGGCGAGGTCGGCAACGCCGAGCAGTCCAACATCAACTGGGGCAAGGCGGGCCGCAACCGCTGGAAGGGCATCCGCCCGACCGTCCGCGGCGTGGTCATGAACCCGGTCGACCACCCGCACGGCGGCGGCGAGGGCAAGACCTCCGGCGGCCGTCACCCGGTGAGCCCGTGGGGCAAGCCGGAAGGCCGCACCCGCCGTGCCAACAAAGAGAGCGACAAGCTCATCGTCCGCCGTCGTCGGACCGGGAAGAAGCGGTAG
- the rpsS gene encoding 30S ribosomal protein S19, whose amino-acid sequence MPRSLKKGPFVDDHLLRKVDAQNDKNTHQVIKTWSRRSTILPDFVGHTFAVHDGRKHVPVFVSESMVGHKLGEFAPTRTFRSHVKEDRKAKRR is encoded by the coding sequence ATGCCACGTAGTTTGAAGAAAGGCCCGTTCGTCGACGACCACCTCCTGAGGAAGGTGGACGCGCAGAACGACAAGAACACCCATCAGGTCATCAAGACCTGGTCGCGTCGTTCGACCATCCTCCCCGACTTCGTCGGGCACACTTTCGCGGTGCACGACGGGCGCAAGCACGTCCCGGTGTTCGTGAGCGAGTCGATGGTCGGTCACAAGTTGGGCGAGTTCGCCCCGACCCGCACCTTCCGCAGCCACGTCAAAGAGGACCGAAAGGCGAAGCGCCGATGA
- the rplV gene encoding 50S ribosomal protein L22 encodes MSTVQDNPTAHASLKGARFSATKARRVIDLIRGKRVDEALAILRFAPQSASEEVSKVLASAVANAEHNLNLHRSTLVVSKAFADEGPTLKRYQPRAQGRSFRIRKRTAHITIEVAAALANERPSRAKRVAGSKQGASKKTESKKTESKKTAATATEKGGEE; translated from the coding sequence ATGAGCACTGTCCAAGACAACCCGACCGCGCACGCCTCGCTCAAAGGCGCGCGTTTCTCGGCGACCAAAGCCCGCCGGGTCATCGACCTGATCCGAGGCAAGCGCGTGGACGAGGCGTTGGCCATCCTGCGCTTCGCCCCGCAGAGCGCGAGCGAAGAGGTCTCCAAAGTCCTCGCGAGCGCGGTCGCCAACGCCGAGCACAATTTGAACCTGCACCGCTCGACCCTGGTGGTCTCGAAGGCGTTCGCGGACGAGGGCCCGACCCTCAAGCGTTACCAGCCGCGCGCCCAGGGCCGCAGCTTCCGCATTCGCAAGCGCACCGCGCACATCACCATCGAGGTGGCGGCCGCGCTCGCCAACGAGCGGCCGAGCCGCGCCAAGCGCGTCGCCGGTTCCAAGCAGGGCGCGTCCAAGAAAACCGAGTCCAAGAAGACCGAGTCCAAGAAAACTGCGGCAACCGCGACCGAGAAGGGAGGCGAGGAGTAA
- the rpsC gene encoding 30S ribosomal protein S3: MGQKIHPHGFRLGITTDWRSRWFADKQYKDYIKEDIQIRKLLVSGMERAGIAKVEIERTRDRVRVDIHTARPGIVIGRRGAEADRIRGQLEKLTGKQVQLNILEVKNSETIAQLVAQGVAEQLSNRVAFRRAMRKAIQSAMRHQQVKGIKVMCGGRLGGAEMSRSEYYREGRVPLHTLRADIDYGFHEAKTTFGRIGVKVWIYKGDIVGGRVEHAAQLAAAEEAGARRDRAARPRRSGASGTTATSTEAGRAGQGPSDPSAAEPVAAAPAAESVANESGQEA; encoded by the coding sequence ATGGGACAGAAAATCCATCCCCATGGCTTCCGCCTGGGCATCACCACTGATTGGCGCTCCCGTTGGTTCGCCGACAAGCAGTACAAGGACTACATCAAAGAGGACATCCAGATCCGCAAGCTGCTCGTGTCGGGCATGGAGCGGGCCGGTATCGCGAAGGTCGAGATCGAGCGGACCCGTGACCGGGTGCGCGTGGACATCCACACCGCCCGTCCGGGCATCGTCATCGGCCGCCGCGGCGCCGAGGCCGACCGCATCCGGGGCCAGTTGGAGAAGCTCACCGGCAAGCAGGTGCAGCTGAACATCCTGGAGGTCAAGAACTCCGAGACCATCGCCCAGCTCGTCGCGCAAGGCGTCGCCGAGCAGCTGTCGAACCGCGTGGCGTTCCGTCGCGCGATGCGCAAAGCGATCCAGTCCGCGATGCGCCACCAGCAGGTCAAGGGCATCAAGGTGATGTGCGGCGGCCGTCTCGGCGGCGCTGAGATGAGCCGGTCCGAGTACTACCGCGAGGGCCGGGTGCCCCTGCACACCCTGCGCGCCGACATCGACTACGGCTTCCACGAGGCCAAGACCACCTTCGGCCGGATCGGCGTGAAGGTGTGGATCTACAAGGGCGACATCGTCGGCGGACGGGTCGAGCACGCCGCTCAGCTCGCCGCCGCGGAAGAGGCGGGCGCCCGTCGCGACCGCGCCGCCCGCCCGCGCCGCTCCGGAGCCTCTGGCACCACCGCGACCAGCACCGAGGCCGGTCGCGCTGGCCAAGGCCCGTCCGACCCCTCGGCGGCGGAGCCTGTCGCGGCAGCGCCCGCGGCGGAGTCTGTTGCCAACGAATCAGGTCAGGAGGCCTGA
- the rplP gene encoding 50S ribosomal protein L16, which translates to MLIPRKVKHRKQHHPSRSGAAKGGTKVTFGEFGIQALEPAYVTNRQIESARIAINRHIRRGGKVWINIYPDRPLTKKPAETRMGSGKGSPEWWIANVKPGRVLFEMSFPNEETAREALRRAQHKLPLKTRIVTREEQF; encoded by the coding sequence ATGCTGATCCCACGTAAAGTCAAGCACCGCAAGCAGCACCACCCGAGCCGTTCGGGCGCTGCCAAAGGCGGCACGAAGGTGACCTTCGGCGAGTTCGGCATCCAGGCCCTTGAGCCCGCCTACGTCACCAACCGGCAGATCGAGTCCGCGCGTATCGCCATCAACCGGCATATCCGTCGTGGCGGGAAGGTGTGGATCAACATCTACCCCGACCGTCCGCTGACCAAGAAGCCCGCGGAAACCCGCATGGGTTCCGGCAAAGGCTCGCCCGAGTGGTGGATCGCCAACGTCAAGCCAGGCCGCGTTCTGTTCGAAATGTCGTTCCCGAATGAGGAGACGGCTCGCGAAGCGCTCCGCCGCGCGCAGCACAAGCTGCCGTTGAAGACGCGCATCGTGACCCGAGAGGAGCAATTCTGA
- the rpsQ gene encoding 30S ribosomal protein S17 encodes MSATKTEPTPQAARTSRRKVRSGVVVSDKMDKTIVVELVDRHRHPLYGKIIRTTKKVKAHDEQQDAHIGDTVRIMETRPLSATKHWRLVEVLERAK; translated from the coding sequence ATGAGCGCCACAAAGACTGAACCGACGCCACAGGCCGCGCGCACCTCGCGCCGCAAGGTCCGCTCGGGCGTCGTCGTTTCGGACAAGATGGACAAGACCATCGTCGTGGAGCTTGTGGACCGCCACCGGCACCCGCTGTACGGCAAGATCATCCGGACCACGAAGAAGGTCAAGGCCCACGACGAGCAGCAGGACGCCCATATCGGCGACACCGTGCGGATCATGGAGACCCGGCCCCTGTCCGCGACGAAGCACTGGCGCTTGGTCGAGGTGTTGGAGCGGGCCAAGTAG
- a CDS encoding alpha/beta hydrolase: MNLGDIRRVDTGAFGDLATSLSSRVASIQDAQGSFAKITQFPGWSGAAKDAATQNFQNIDTSLLDDIARLSAVREAVSELHDDFTQLQTELRALEQEADALGATIDDNGFVHDKPDAHISDAQRARIANLSAEVAEVIRAANRLDEKAADVLKRATDGTITAGGAADDAQAAHAGEQQGELGVADPPPGKGSPDANTGWWNSLPPKQRQWVIDNHPDWIGGRDGVSASARDAANRTLIPAERARLTAERDRLQRELDSNPFGGAFSDKDAQLWYVKKKLDDLDAIDRSLNQYGKDAKLLVLDMRSGERGKAAIALGDPDTADHISVTTPGLDSSVGGSLNGMVGEASDLKSETERILRAQGKPGETVSTIAWIGYQCPHVDGPGWGDWARGGADVSQDTLAKAGAQDLSRFYQGLNAAWHPSDGRADTGPQITALGHSYGSLTTSLALQQTPPGVVQNAVLYGSPGIEADSAQQLHMQAGHIFAMQGDGDTIKLAAGTGNFGADPSVQSWVTRLSTHEGITLGDSLDGIGVRHEGIQQNGHEHSQYPQNGSNGELRMPGYNMAAVVAGMTGDDGRKDVTQHGE; the protein is encoded by the coding sequence ATGAACCTCGGGGACATTCGGCGTGTGGACACGGGGGCATTCGGCGATCTCGCGACGAGCCTGTCGTCGCGGGTCGCGTCGATTCAGGACGCCCAGGGCTCATTCGCGAAGATCACGCAATTCCCCGGATGGAGCGGCGCCGCCAAGGACGCGGCCACGCAGAACTTCCAGAACATCGACACAAGCCTGCTCGACGACATTGCGCGCCTCTCGGCGGTGCGAGAGGCGGTTTCGGAGCTCCACGACGATTTCACCCAGTTGCAAACAGAGCTGCGAGCCCTCGAACAGGAGGCGGACGCGCTCGGCGCGACTATCGACGACAACGGTTTCGTGCACGACAAGCCGGACGCGCACATCTCGGACGCGCAGCGCGCCCGGATCGCGAACCTGTCCGCCGAGGTCGCGGAAGTCATCCGGGCGGCGAACCGCTTGGACGAGAAAGCGGCCGACGTGCTCAAGAGAGCGACGGACGGAACGATCACCGCCGGGGGAGCCGCCGACGACGCCCAGGCCGCGCACGCCGGAGAGCAGCAAGGGGAGCTCGGCGTTGCGGACCCGCCGCCGGGCAAGGGAAGCCCCGACGCCAACACCGGCTGGTGGAACTCGCTCCCCCCGAAGCAACGCCAGTGGGTGATCGACAACCACCCGGATTGGATCGGGGGCAGGGACGGGGTCTCCGCGAGCGCGCGCGACGCCGCCAACCGCACGCTCATCCCGGCGGAGCGGGCGCGATTGACCGCGGAGCGGGACCGATTGCAGCGCGAGCTGGACAGCAACCCCTTCGGCGGCGCGTTCAGCGACAAGGACGCGCAGCTCTGGTACGTGAAGAAGAAACTCGACGACCTCGACGCGATCGACAGGTCGCTGAACCAGTACGGGAAAGACGCTAAATTGCTGGTGCTCGATATGCGGTCAGGAGAGCGCGGCAAGGCCGCCATCGCGCTCGGCGACCCGGACACCGCCGACCATATTTCGGTCACCACGCCGGGGTTGGACTCCTCCGTCGGTGGCAGTCTCAATGGGATGGTCGGCGAGGCAAGCGATCTCAAGAGCGAAACCGAGCGAATTCTGCGGGCACAGGGCAAGCCCGGCGAGACCGTGTCGACGATCGCGTGGATCGGCTACCAGTGCCCCCACGTTGACGGCCCCGGGTGGGGCGACTGGGCGCGCGGCGGCGCGGACGTCAGCCAGGACACCTTGGCGAAGGCGGGGGCGCAGGATCTCAGCCGGTTCTACCAGGGGCTCAACGCGGCATGGCATCCGTCGGACGGGCGTGCGGACACGGGGCCGCAGATCACCGCGCTCGGGCACTCCTACGGCTCGCTCACCACCTCCCTCGCCTTGCAGCAGACCCCGCCGGGTGTGGTGCAGAACGCGGTGCTCTACGGCTCGCCGGGGATCGAGGCGGACTCGGCCCAGCAGTTGCACATGCAGGCCGGGCATATTTTCGCGATGCAGGGCGATGGCGACACCATCAAGTTGGCTGCCGGAACGGGGAATTTCGGCGCGGACCCCTCTGTGCAGTCCTGGGTGACCCGGCTGTCCACCCATGAGGGCATCACGCTCGGTGACAGCCTGGACGGCATCGGTGTGCGCCACGAGGGCATCCAACAGAATGGGCACGAGCACTCGCAATACCCCCAGAACGGGTCCAACGGAGAATTGCGGATGCCGGGGTACAATATGGCCGCTGTGGTTGCCGGGATGACCGGGGACGACGGCCGCAAGGATGTCACCCAGCATGGGGAGTGA
- a CDS encoding LppA family lipoprotein, with product MSTDEAVRGDGGGVPRRSWWGRVWKRVLIVLLVLAVCCGGGCLALRKAVDSLDPNPKHMTKEQAEAFEERYWNKSTLEQEGQKLEALLARTGDEIAALVPGLTWSWKDDMSRTGCPGDPAADTWVGRFWARKVVFDGPIPPGVWPQAVEVVRRAAASYGATEYQNFIDKPDNHDSNFYSPEGARIGLTSAVAAVLVGVTPCRLPERYFTERHLPVPGAK from the coding sequence ATGAGCACAGACGAGGCCGTGCGCGGGGACGGGGGTGGTGTTCCGCGCCGCTCGTGGTGGGGGCGTGTGTGGAAGCGGGTGTTGATTGTGCTGCTTGTCCTTGCGGTGTGTTGCGGGGGCGGGTGTCTGGCGTTGCGAAAGGCGGTGGATTCTTTGGACCCGAATCCGAAGCATATGACCAAGGAGCAGGCCGAGGCGTTCGAGGAGCGCTACTGGAATAAAAGCACCTTGGAACAGGAAGGCCAGAAACTGGAAGCTCTCTTGGCTAGGACAGGTGATGAGATCGCGGCCCTTGTGCCCGGATTGACGTGGAGTTGGAAGGATGACATGAGTCGCACCGGGTGTCCCGGTGATCCTGCTGCCGATACTTGGGTTGGTCGGTTTTGGGCGCGGAAAGTGGTGTTCGATGGTCCGATTCCGCCTGGGGTGTGGCCGCAGGCGGTGGAGGTCGTGCGTCGTGCGGCGGCGTCCTATGGGGCGACGGAGTATCAGAATTTCATCGACAAGCCGGACAACCATGATTCGAACTTCTACAGCCCGGAGGGGGCGCGGATCGGCCTGACCTCGGCGGTGGCCGCCGTGTTGGTCGGGGTCACGCCGTGCCGGTTGCCGGAACGGTATTTCACCGAGCGCCACCTCCCGGTTCCCGGCGCGAAGTAA
- a CDS encoding WXG100 family type VII secretion target: protein MPANTPTGAGPHVRAELDELRSGVDQLRNLAEETKDKLASSDSALAGAKSAWPGMRAAGVFAAYADAETARGAAMAESFTTAGDNVAHAAEQYEHVDGVNADALRLR from the coding sequence ATGCCTGCGAACACGCCGACGGGAGCCGGGCCGCATGTGCGAGCCGAGCTGGACGAATTGCGCTCGGGCGTGGACCAGCTGCGCAATCTGGCCGAGGAGACCAAGGACAAGCTCGCTTCCAGCGACTCGGCGCTGGCGGGCGCCAAGTCCGCGTGGCCGGGGATGCGGGCCGCGGGGGTGTTCGCCGCGTACGCTGATGCCGAGACCGCGCGCGGCGCGGCCATGGCCGAATCCTTCACCACGGCCGGTGACAATGTCGCCCATGCCGCCGAACAGTACGAGCATGTGGACGGCGTGAACGCCGACGCCTTGCGCCTGCGATGA